Proteins co-encoded in one Capnocytophaga ochracea DSM 7271 genomic window:
- a CDS encoding anaerobic C4-dicarboxylate transporter family protein codes for MIYIELLIVLLAIFVGARVGGIGLGIFGMIGLGILVFCFGLKPGDPPIDVMLIIVAVITAAATLQAAGGLDYLVKVAEKILRKNPAMITFLAPVVCYFFTLFSGTGHIAYSLLPIISEIATDSKVRPERPLSISVIASQQAITASPISAATAALLSAELLGSKGITLGNILMVCIPATIIGVIVGAIAVSFMGVPLEKDPEYQRRLREGLLEKESHTALQMTGKDLQRAKTSVIIFLIGVLSIVLFGSIDSLRPSFEVGGEKVQMGMTQLIEIIMMSIAGLMIIFARVDINKAVKGSVFIAGMQAVIAIFGIAWMGDTFFNGNIEFFKMHIEQIVTQYPFLFAVALFVMSVLLFSQAATVRTLYPLGIALGIHPMAMIAMFPAVNGYFFIPNYPTVVAAINFDRTGTTRIGKYVLNHSFQIPGFVATIVAIAVGYLIIMFM; via the coding sequence ATGATATATATAGAATTATTAATCGTGCTCCTCGCTATCTTTGTAGGAGCCAGAGTAGGAGGTATTGGGCTCGGTATCTTCGGTATGATAGGTTTAGGAATTCTAGTTTTTTGTTTCGGACTCAAACCTGGCGATCCGCCTATCGATGTAATGCTTATCATTGTAGCAGTTATTACAGCGGCTGCTACCTTGCAAGCAGCGGGAGGTTTAGATTATTTGGTGAAGGTAGCCGAGAAAATTCTGCGCAAAAATCCCGCTATGATTACCTTCTTGGCGCCTGTAGTCTGTTACTTTTTTACTTTGTTTTCAGGTACAGGTCACATTGCCTATTCGCTTTTGCCCATCATCTCCGAAATTGCTACCGATAGCAAGGTACGCCCTGAGCGTCCCCTTTCTATATCGGTAATAGCTTCGCAACAGGCTATTACAGCCAGCCCTATTTCGGCAGCTACAGCCGCTTTACTTTCAGCTGAGCTCTTAGGTAGTAAAGGTATTACGCTGGGCAATATCCTGATGGTGTGTATTCCCGCTACGATTATCGGGGTGATTGTAGGTGCTATAGCCGTGAGTTTTATGGGCGTTCCTCTCGAAAAAGACCCTGAATACCAACGCCGTTTACGTGAAGGTCTTTTAGAAAAAGAAAGTCATACCGCTTTGCAAATGACCGGTAAAGACCTGCAAAGAGCCAAAACGTCAGTGATTATATTCCTTATAGGAGTCCTCTCTATCGTACTTTTTGGTTCTATTGATAGCCTCCGTCCATCTTTTGAAGTAGGAGGTGAGAAAGTGCAAATGGGAATGACCCAACTCATCGAAATTATAATGATGTCTATCGCTGGCTTGATGATTATCTTTGCTCGAGTGGACATCAACAAAGCAGTAAAAGGCTCGGTATTTATTGCAGGTATGCAAGCCGTGATAGCTATTTTTGGGATTGCTTGGATGGGCGATACCTTTTTCAATGGCAATATTGAGTTCTTCAAAATGCACATCGAACAAATAGTTACACAATATCCTTTCCTTTTTGCAGTAGCTCTTTTTGTAATGTCTGTTCTTTTATTTAGTCAAGCCGCTACGGTACGAACTCTTTATCCGTTAGGGATTGCCTTAGGCATTCACCCAATGGCAATGATAGCAATGTTCCCTGCTGTGAATGGCTATTTTTTTATCCCTAATTATCCTACCGTAGTTGCTGCTATCAATTTCGATAGAACTGGCACCACTCGCATAGGCAAGTACGTGCTGAACCACTCGTTCCAAATTCCTGGTTTTGTAGCTACTATTGTAGCCATTGCGGTAGGTTACCTAATAATTATGTTTATGTGA
- the mnmD gene encoding tRNA (5-methylaminomethyl-2-thiouridine)(34)-methyltransferase MnmD, which yields MTHELIKTSDGSTSLYIPQLDETYHSVHGALQETQHVFIKNGLQLFDHQSISILEIGFGTGLNALATYKEHESLQLNIRYETVEAYPLSCDEASQMNFPQMLNAPALVPVFEQMHRCEWNKLITILPSFSFKKRLQRFETINDTDTFNLIYFDAFGAQVQPELWQEAIFQRMYTALKQGGYLVTYAAKGSVRRAMQACGFTVERLPGPPMKREMLRAHKD from the coding sequence ATGACTCACGAACTTATAAAAACCTCTGATGGCTCTACTAGTCTTTATATTCCACAGTTAGACGAGACCTATCACTCAGTACACGGTGCGCTTCAAGAAACCCAACACGTGTTTATCAAAAACGGATTGCAACTGTTTGACCATCAAAGCATCTCTATCTTAGAAATTGGCTTTGGTACGGGGCTTAACGCTTTGGCTACTTACAAGGAACACGAATCCTTGCAACTGAATATTCGTTACGAAACGGTAGAAGCCTACCCACTTTCGTGTGACGAAGCCTCGCAAATGAACTTTCCACAGATGCTCAACGCTCCAGCACTCGTGCCCGTTTTTGAGCAGATGCACCGTTGTGAGTGGAACAAACTCATTACCATATTACCCTCTTTTAGTTTCAAAAAGCGATTACAACGTTTTGAAACTATCAACGATACCGATACTTTCAACCTTATTTATTTCGATGCTTTTGGGGCGCAAGTACAACCTGAATTATGGCAAGAAGCTATTTTCCAACGAATGTACACTGCTCTCAAACAAGGAGGCTATTTGGTAACCTACGCTGCCAAAGGCTCTGTACGCCGTGCGATGCAAGCTTGTGGCTTTACGGTGGAGCGATTGCCTGGTCCGCCTATGAAAAGGGAAATGTTACGCGCTCACAAGGATTAA
- a CDS encoding OprO/OprP family phosphate-selective porin — protein sequence MKKILLAMSLLVGGVATAQQDLQDQINQLRAEIDQLKATAPAPLPMSQDGEENPIHKKFNMYFNFQSSFDLEKVKDQDMTAQFKARQLRLEVRGDITDRIFYRFRHRLNKSNAGTSLDNLAKATDMLYAGFRLDDKWALTAGKMCQAWGGFEFDLNPMNIYEYSDFVDHMDNFMLGAMITYAPNKNHEFNFQITDVRNDSFEKLYAGSSFEASKSPLTYIFNWNGSFFDNKLQTRWGAGIQQEAKNIANSMVMLGTKLNLPKFQVFFDYMMAYENLDRLQYASVYTTTAVAVPAYLEDTSYNSFVVKAEYQPIPQLNIFAQGMYEMADVKNSSLPSGAYNNNYRSYGYYAGVEYLPFEKQDLRFFLAYIGRAYDYEHQPLSPMLDKNRVSIGLMYRIKAF from the coding sequence ATGAAAAAAATATTATTGGCAATGAGCCTTCTGGTAGGAGGTGTTGCCACTGCACAACAAGATTTGCAAGACCAAATCAACCAATTGAGGGCAGAAATTGACCAGTTAAAAGCTACTGCTCCTGCGCCTCTACCTATGTCACAAGATGGAGAAGAAAACCCTATTCATAAGAAGTTTAATATGTACTTCAACTTTCAATCGAGCTTTGATCTTGAAAAAGTAAAAGACCAAGATATGACTGCTCAATTCAAAGCGCGCCAATTGCGATTGGAGGTTCGAGGTGATATTACCGACCGTATTTTCTACCGCTTCCGTCATCGTTTGAACAAATCAAATGCAGGAACTTCTTTGGATAATCTCGCCAAAGCTACCGATATGCTCTATGCAGGTTTCCGTTTAGACGATAAATGGGCACTCACTGCAGGTAAAATGTGCCAAGCGTGGGGAGGTTTTGAGTTTGACCTAAACCCAATGAACATCTATGAATATTCTGATTTCGTAGACCATATGGATAATTTTATGTTAGGTGCGATGATTACTTATGCCCCTAATAAAAATCACGAGTTTAATTTCCAAATTACCGATGTGCGTAATGATAGTTTTGAAAAACTATACGCAGGAAGTAGCTTTGAAGCAAGCAAATCACCACTTACTTATATTTTTAACTGGAATGGTAGTTTCTTTGATAATAAATTGCAAACACGTTGGGGAGCAGGGATTCAGCAAGAGGCTAAAAATATAGCCAATTCGATGGTTATGTTGGGTACTAAGCTAAACTTACCTAAGTTTCAAGTCTTCTTCGATTATATGATGGCTTATGAAAACTTAGACCGTTTGCAATACGCTTCTGTTTATACCACAACAGCCGTAGCTGTTCCTGCTTATTTAGAAGATACATCTTATAATTCTTTTGTAGTAAAAGCCGAATACCAGCCTATTCCACAACTGAATATTTTTGCACAAGGAATGTATGAAATGGCTGATGTGAAAAATAGTAGTCTCCCTTCTGGGGCTTATAATAACAACTATCGTTCTTATGGCTATTATGCAGGGGTTGAATATTTGCCTTTTGAAAAGCAAGATTTGCGTTTCTTCTTGGCTTATATAGGGCGAGCATATGATTATGAACACCAACCGCTTTCTCCTATGTTAGATAAAAATAGAGTAAGTATTGGTTTGATGTACCGTATTAAGGCATTTTAG
- a CDS encoding branched-chain amino acid aminotransferase, whose amino-acid sequence MNLKIEKVKESRINQIDFSKLSFGKTFADHMFICEYKDGQWQNPTIKPYAPITLEPSASVFHYGQAVFEGMKAYKDDNGHVFLFRPQENYKRINKSCSRLAMPEFPEEWFDQALRTLVDIDSEWIKPGFGNALYLRPFMIATTAGVQAAPAKNYLFMIITAPVQAYYKGDVKVKIADYYSRAANGGFGFAKAAGNYAGQFFPTQEAANEGYQQVMWTDDATHQFLEEAGTMNLWFRFGDTLVTCPTSERILDGVTRKSIIAVAEKLGIKTEVRPVKVTELIEASEKGELKEAFGCGTAAVISPISGFGYKGKDYSVNRPAELYTDKIKQAILNIQYNKAEDPFGWRVQVK is encoded by the coding sequence ATGAATTTAAAGATTGAAAAAGTAAAAGAAAGTCGTATTAACCAGATAGACTTTTCAAAACTGAGTTTTGGTAAAACTTTTGCTGACCATATGTTCATCTGTGAATACAAAGATGGACAGTGGCAAAACCCAACCATCAAACCTTATGCTCCTATAACCCTTGAGCCTTCAGCAAGCGTATTTCACTACGGACAAGCTGTTTTTGAGGGAATGAAAGCTTATAAGGACGACAACGGACACGTTTTTCTATTCCGTCCGCAAGAAAACTACAAACGTATCAATAAATCCTGCTCACGCTTGGCAATGCCTGAGTTTCCTGAAGAATGGTTTGACCAAGCTCTCCGTACTCTTGTAGATATTGATAGTGAGTGGATAAAACCCGGATTTGGCAATGCCCTCTATTTGCGCCCATTTATGATTGCTACTACTGCTGGCGTACAAGCGGCTCCTGCTAAAAACTACCTCTTTATGATTATTACTGCCCCTGTACAAGCTTATTACAAAGGCGATGTAAAAGTAAAAATAGCAGACTATTATAGCCGTGCTGCTAATGGAGGTTTTGGTTTTGCTAAAGCAGCAGGTAACTACGCAGGTCAGTTTTTCCCTACCCAAGAAGCTGCCAATGAAGGTTACCAACAAGTGATGTGGACAGACGATGCTACACACCAATTCTTAGAAGAAGCAGGTACAATGAACCTATGGTTCCGTTTTGGTGATACCCTTGTTACTTGCCCTACCAGTGAGCGTATTCTCGATGGGGTAACTCGTAAAAGTATCATTGCAGTAGCCGAAAAATTAGGTATCAAAACCGAAGTACGCCCCGTGAAAGTAACCGAACTTATCGAAGCATCTGAAAAAGGTGAATTGAAAGAAGCATTTGGTTGTGGAACGGCAGCTGTGATTAGCCCTATATCTGGATTTGGCTATAAAGGCAAAGATTACAGCGTAAATCGTCCTGCTGAATTATATACCGATAAAATCAAACAAGCGATACTTAACATTCAGTATAACAAGGCTGAAGATCCCTTCGGCTGGAGAGTGCAAGTAAAGTAA
- the ansB gene encoding L-asparaginase 2 has protein sequence MMTLMKKIALSLLLMMTVAVFAQQKPKIRILATGGTIAGVSKSNTETNYKAGEIGIYQLLDAVPEVKNVANVSGEQIVKIGSQDMNDEVWLTLAKRINQLLNKEGYDGVVITHGTDTMEETAYFLNLTVHSKKPVVMVGAMRPATGMSADGPLNLYNAVVTAADKNAMGRGVMVCMNDIVLDAKDVIKTNTTAVETFQGANYGKLAYIHNGKVFFNRTPENKHTYQSVFNVDNLKQLPKVGIVYSYSNVSELPMKAFMDAKFDGIVHAGVGNGNLYHTIFDLAVKAREQGIQFVRSSRVPTGATTLDAEVDDAKYQFVASQTLNPQKARVLLMLALTKTKDWKQIQKYFNEY, from the coding sequence ATGATGACATTGATGAAAAAAATTGCCCTCTCATTGCTCTTAATGATGACTGTAGCAGTCTTTGCGCAACAAAAGCCAAAGATTCGTATTTTAGCTACTGGCGGTACTATCGCTGGAGTAAGTAAATCGAATACTGAAACCAACTATAAAGCTGGTGAGATCGGTATTTACCAACTCTTAGACGCAGTACCTGAAGTGAAGAACGTAGCCAATGTAAGTGGTGAACAGATTGTGAAAATCGGTTCACAAGATATGAACGATGAGGTATGGCTCACCCTTGCCAAACGCATCAATCAATTGCTCAACAAAGAAGGATACGACGGAGTGGTAATCACTCACGGTACCGATACAATGGAAGAAACCGCCTACTTCCTCAACCTTACCGTACACAGCAAAAAACCTGTGGTAATGGTAGGAGCAATGCGTCCTGCTACCGGTATGAGTGCCGATGGTCCTCTAAACCTCTATAACGCAGTAGTAACTGCTGCCGATAAAAATGCTATGGGACGTGGAGTAATGGTTTGTATGAACGATATTGTACTTGATGCTAAAGATGTGATTAAAACCAATACTACAGCTGTCGAAACTTTCCAAGGTGCTAACTATGGCAAATTGGCATACATTCACAACGGTAAGGTATTCTTTAATCGTACTCCTGAAAACAAACACACTTATCAATCAGTGTTTAATGTTGATAATTTGAAACAATTGCCTAAAGTAGGTATCGTATACAGTTATTCTAATGTATCTGAATTACCAATGAAAGCTTTTATGGACGCTAAATTCGATGGTATTGTACACGCAGGAGTAGGTAATGGTAACCTCTATCACACTATTTTCGATTTGGCAGTAAAAGCTAGAGAGCAAGGCATTCAGTTTGTGCGTTCTTCACGCGTACCTACAGGAGCAACAACTCTCGATGCCGAAGTAGACGATGCTAAATATCAATTTGTAGCTTCACAAACACTCAACCCACAAAAAGCTCGTGTTCTATTGATGTTGGCACTCACTAAAACTAAGGATTGGAAACAAATCCAAAAATACTTTAATGAATATTAA
- the tsaE gene encoding tRNA (adenosine(37)-N6)-threonylcarbamoyltransferase complex ATPase subunit type 1 TsaE — translation MSNEGHSQLFANFALKNNVMEFTYTLADIDTIAKKLLPHLHCKVVIFRGGMGFGKTTLIKALVRTLGSTDNVSSPTFSLVNPYEGADSRIYHFDFYRIKNEEEAFDIGFEEYLYSGDWCFIEWAEKVEKYLPNTYTTVELIQIDKNYRKLVVSN, via the coding sequence ATGTCGAACGAAGGTCATTCGCAATTATTTGCTAACTTTGCCCTCAAAAATAACGTTATGGAATTTACCTACACTTTAGCGGATATCGATACAATTGCAAAAAAACTTCTTCCTCACTTACACTGCAAAGTGGTGATTTTCAGAGGAGGAATGGGATTTGGCAAAACAACACTCATCAAAGCCTTGGTGCGTACCTTAGGTAGTACAGACAATGTGAGTAGCCCTACTTTTAGCCTTGTGAACCCTTATGAAGGTGCTGATAGTCGTATTTACCACTTCGATTTCTACCGTATTAAAAACGAGGAAGAGGCTTTTGATATTGGCTTCGAAGAATACCTCTATTCGGGCGATTGGTGTTTTATTGAATGGGCGGAAAAGGTTGAAAAATACTTGCCTAATACTTATACCACAGTCGAATTGATACAAATAGATAAAAACTATAGAAAATTAGTAGTTAGCAATTAA
- a CDS encoding o-succinylbenzoate synthase, producing MIKHILNFKRPSGTSRGVLTSKETFFLVIEQEGKKGIGECNLFRGLSADDVPDYEAKLQWVEQHLHLGEKALLEELKTFPSIQFGVEQAFRSVAAPHWYELFPSNFTKGKDAIPINGLIWMGSPDFMKAQIKEKLAQGFRCIKMKIGAIDFEEEYRILKALRNEFSASDIEIRVDANGAFQATEALRYLERLATLQLHSIEQPIRAGQWEAMAELCEQTPLPIALDEELIGVFTREEKQRLLREIQPQYIILKPSLIGGYRGSEEWITLAETLGIGWWVTSALESNIGLNAIAQWTYTLHSSMPQGLGTGMLYTNNIPFPLYVENGHLGFNPCERVTFPFS from the coding sequence ATGATTAAACACATTCTCAATTTTAAACGTCCTTCAGGGACATCAAGAGGGGTTCTTACCTCCAAAGAGACCTTTTTTTTGGTAATAGAACAAGAGGGCAAAAAAGGCATAGGAGAATGCAACCTCTTTCGTGGGCTTAGTGCCGATGACGTACCTGATTATGAGGCTAAATTGCAATGGGTAGAACAACACTTACACTTGGGAGAAAAGGCTTTATTAGAAGAGCTCAAGACTTTTCCGTCTATACAATTTGGTGTGGAACAAGCCTTTAGGTCGGTAGCAGCTCCACACTGGTACGAGCTCTTTCCTTCGAACTTTACGAAGGGAAAAGACGCTATACCTATCAATGGACTCATTTGGATGGGCTCTCCCGACTTTATGAAAGCGCAGATAAAAGAGAAACTCGCTCAGGGTTTTCGCTGTATCAAAATGAAGATAGGAGCGATTGACTTTGAAGAAGAATACCGTATCTTGAAAGCCTTGCGCAATGAGTTTTCGGCAAGCGATATAGAAATACGGGTAGATGCTAATGGTGCGTTTCAAGCAACTGAGGCACTGAGGTATTTAGAACGCTTGGCTACTTTGCAATTACACTCTATTGAGCAACCTATACGGGCAGGACAGTGGGAAGCGATGGCTGAACTATGTGAGCAAACACCTCTGCCTATCGCCCTAGACGAGGAGCTGATAGGGGTATTTACAAGGGAAGAAAAACAACGACTTCTGAGAGAGATACAACCGCAGTATATCATTTTAAAACCTTCGCTTATAGGAGGTTATAGAGGTTCTGAAGAATGGATAACCCTCGCCGAAACATTAGGCATAGGTTGGTGGGTAACCTCGGCTTTGGAAAGCAATATAGGGCTCAATGCCATCGCACAGTGGACGTACACACTTCACAGCTCAATGCCCCAAGGCTTAGGCACGGGAATGCTGTATACAAACAATATACCTTTTCCTTTGTATGTGGAAAACGGACATTTAGGTTTTAATCCTTGTGAGCGCGTAACATTTCCCTTTTCATAG
- a CDS encoding helix-turn-helix domain-containing protein, whose amino-acid sequence MDIAVKHITLQQFSTPVRVENYCVFIFRGEGTIAVDTVPYSYEGNTLLFLSPYQYFQWVEGTANDNLLLEFHGDFYCIEYHKKEVACNGLLFNAIFLHPHIKVTDKRFAEIITLFERIEDESKTPSLYSEPVLKSYLQLILALASKEKSLLLEHTSLKTEHHLANDFQKLLEDHFITERNVSFYASALCLTPDSFSKKIKTLLGKTPNKLIQERVVLEAKKLLHLTYKSIKEVAFELNFEDEFYFSRFFKKNVGLSPKHFRKKVGISIVAQPKTKKSMK is encoded by the coding sequence GTGGATATAGCTGTTAAACATATTACATTACAACAATTCTCCACACCTGTACGTGTGGAGAATTATTGTGTATTTATATTTCGAGGAGAAGGAACTATTGCCGTAGATACGGTGCCCTATTCCTATGAAGGTAATACACTACTTTTTCTATCACCTTATCAATATTTTCAATGGGTAGAAGGTACTGCGAATGATAACCTACTGTTGGAATTCCACGGTGATTTCTACTGTATTGAGTACCACAAAAAAGAAGTAGCCTGTAACGGACTCCTATTTAACGCTATCTTCTTGCATCCTCATATCAAGGTTACTGATAAACGTTTTGCTGAAATAATAACTCTTTTTGAACGTATAGAAGACGAAAGCAAAACGCCTTCCCTTTATTCAGAACCAGTACTCAAATCATACTTGCAACTTATTTTGGCTTTAGCAAGTAAAGAAAAAAGCCTATTGTTAGAGCATACCTCTCTTAAAACTGAACATCATTTAGCTAACGACTTTCAAAAACTCTTAGAAGACCATTTTATTACAGAACGCAACGTGTCCTTTTATGCATCAGCATTATGCCTTACTCCCGATAGTTTTAGCAAGAAAATAAAAACACTTTTAGGGAAAACACCCAATAAACTCATACAAGAACGTGTAGTACTCGAAGCTAAAAAACTGCTTCATCTCACCTATAAATCCATTAAAGAAGTAGCCTTTGAACTCAACTTTGAAGATGAGTTTTATTTCAGTAGGTTCTTTAAGAAAA